The following proteins come from a genomic window of Nostoc sp. TCL26-01:
- a CDS encoding transposase — MVYKAVREATGLKANHVCQAIRRVIGNAKAVKQVHKFRPTSLNLDIRTFQYLEELQTVGVTLMCGRVKFKLSIGNYQLALLKGQSPTAATLNKTKQGDYYINICVDIPTQPTGKTPKASTERSRSVIGVDLGRRDIATTSRGESWSGKQIQLVRDRYSKVRANVQSKRTRSSRRLMRRLSGREQRFQKWLNHNISKQLVHDAKQANATLAFEDLTNIRESLNQKPRSKTERRRTNNWAFYQLRLFVGYKANIAGVPVVFVPPAYTSQTCSRCHHVHPVKGKSYRNGKVFKCGHCGFEHDSDINAANNIAALGACVSSPESPGMSCQLQGQMSLFPVSQI; from the coding sequence ATGGTTTATAAGGCAGTACGTGAAGCAACGGGCTTGAAGGCAAACCATGTGTGCCAAGCAATTCGTCGCGTGATTGGTAACGCTAAGGCAGTTAAACAAGTCCACAAGTTCAGACCAACATCGTTGAATCTGGATATTCGGACTTTTCAATACCTGGAAGAACTGCAAACCGTTGGCGTTACATTGATGTGTGGTCGAGTTAAGTTCAAGTTGAGTATTGGTAACTACCAGTTGGCATTGCTCAAAGGGCAATCCCCAACGGCTGCTACCCTCAACAAGACGAAACAGGGTGACTACTACATCAATATCTGTGTTGATATTCCAACCCAGCCTACGGGCAAAACTCCCAAGGCTAGCACTGAGCGTAGCCGAAGTGTAATCGGGGTTGATTTGGGTAGGCGCGACATCGCCACTACTTCTAGGGGTGAATCGTGGAGTGGTAAACAGATTCAATTGGTTCGTGACCGATACAGTAAGGTCAGGGCGAACGTTCAAAGCAAACGCACTCGCAGTTCTAGGCGACTGATGAGAAGGCTTTCTGGCAGAGAACAACGCTTTCAAAAGTGGTTGAATCACAACATTTCTAAACAGCTTGTTCATGACGCAAAACAGGCAAACGCGACACTGGCTTTTGAAGATTTGACTAATATTAGAGAGTCGCTTAATCAAAAGCCAAGAAGCAAGACTGAACGCCGTAGAACTAATAATTGGGCGTTCTATCAACTGCGTTTGTTCGTCGGGTACAAGGCAAATATTGCTGGCGTTCCAGTGGTATTTGTTCCACCTGCTTATACTAGTCAAACTTGTTCGCGTTGCCATCACGTCCACCCAGTCAAGGGGAAGTCGTATCGCAACGGGAAGGTCTTTAAGTGTGGGCATTGTGGATTTGAGCATGATTCTGATATAAACGCGGCTAATAATATTGCTGCTTTGGGGGCTTGTGTAAGCAGTCCCGAAAGTCCGGGGATGAGCTGTCAATTGCAGGGGCAAATGTCTCTGTTTCCGGTATCTCAAATCTGA
- a CDS encoding cytotoxic translational repressor of toxin-antitoxin stability system: MTLEMRYARSFLVDLKSLEPAAYQRVYDFVFFDFAEKWPLHCLPELRRLDDEGIFHRFTIDNYLIGIEIRGEIVKFLRVIPMPDV; this comes from the coding sequence GTGACTCTGGAAATGCGCTATGCTAGGTCTTTTTTAGTAGACCTGAAAAGTTTAGAGCCTGCTGCCTATCAGCGAGTATATGATTTTGTGTTTTTTGATTTTGCCGAAAAGTGGCCTTTGCATTGTTTGCCGGAATTGAGACGACTGGATGATGAAGGAATTTTTCATCGCTTTACGATAGATAATTATTTAATTGGCATAGAAATTCGCGGTGAGATTGTAAAATTTCTTCGGGTCATACCTATGCCAGATGTTTAG
- a CDS encoding glucose-6-phosphate isomerase has protein sequence MDAKALWQRYQDWLYFHEGLGLYLDVSRMRFDDAFVESLRPKFDKAFADMEQLEKGAIANPDENRMVGHYWLRNPDLAPTPELTQEIVQTLEQIEAFAEKIQTGAIHPPKANRYTDIISIGIGGSALGPQFVAEALAPEFPPLKIHFIDNTDPTGIDRILTHLRNHLASTLVIVISKSGGTPEPRNGMIEVKKAYAGQNLDFAQYAVAVTSVDSNLDKIAKSEGWLARFPMYDWVGGRTSELSAVGLVPAALQGIDVRAMLDGAKEMDDATRIPDVKKNPAALLALSWYFSGNGKGEKDMVVLPYKDSLLLFSRYLQQLVMESLGKEKDLDGNVVHQGIAVYGNKGSTDQHAYVQQLREGVPNFFATLIEVLEDRQGISPEIDPGVTAGDYLSGFLQGTRQALYENQRDSITVTIPQANARTVGALIALYERAVGLYASLVNINAYHQPGVEAGKKAAAVILDLQTKVVGLLQTEKTPLTLEQIAQKLDAVDQIEAIYKILRHLHANQRGIVFQGSLAEPGNLQVSLG, from the coding sequence ATGGATGCAAAGGCACTTTGGCAACGATACCAAGATTGGTTATATTTCCACGAGGGATTAGGACTGTATCTAGATGTAAGTCGGATGCGTTTTGATGATGCCTTCGTGGAGTCGTTGCGACCGAAGTTTGACAAAGCGTTTGCGGATATGGAACAGTTGGAGAAGGGCGCGATCGCTAATCCCGACGAAAACCGCATGGTGGGACATTACTGGCTGCGAAACCCAGATTTAGCACCCACTCCAGAACTTACACAAGAAATAGTCCAAACCCTAGAACAAATCGAAGCCTTTGCGGAAAAAATCCAAACAGGTGCTATTCATCCACCCAAAGCTAACCGCTATACAGATATTATTTCCATTGGCATTGGTGGTTCTGCCCTTGGCCCCCAATTCGTCGCTGAAGCCCTAGCACCAGAATTTCCTCCCCTCAAAATCCACTTTATCGACAATACTGATCCTACTGGCATAGACCGGATTTTAACTCACCTGCGCAATCATCTTGCCAGCACCCTGGTAATCGTCATCTCCAAATCTGGAGGTACACCAGAACCCCGCAATGGCATGATTGAAGTCAAAAAAGCCTACGCTGGACAAAATCTAGATTTTGCTCAATATGCAGTAGCTGTTACTAGTGTTGACAGCAACTTAGACAAAATCGCTAAATCCGAAGGTTGGCTGGCTAGATTCCCCATGTATGATTGGGTGGGTGGACGTACCTCAGAATTGTCTGCTGTCGGCTTGGTTCCCGCCGCATTACAAGGTATTGATGTTCGTGCCATGTTAGATGGTGCAAAAGAAATGGATGACGCTACCCGCATCCCCGATGTCAAGAAAAACCCGGCGGCTTTGTTGGCTTTATCTTGGTATTTTTCTGGCAATGGTAAGGGTGAAAAAGACATGGTTGTCTTACCCTACAAAGATAGCTTGCTGTTGTTTAGTCGTTATTTACAACAGCTGGTGATGGAATCTTTGGGTAAAGAAAAAGATTTAGACGGCAATGTGGTGCATCAAGGTATTGCTGTTTATGGTAACAAGGGTTCAACAGACCAACACGCTTACGTCCAGCAGTTGCGCGAAGGTGTACCGAATTTCTTTGCTACCTTAATTGAAGTTCTCGAAGATCGTCAGGGTATATCCCCAGAAATAGATCCCGGTGTGACTGCAGGGGATTATCTGTCTGGTTTTCTCCAAGGAACTCGCCAAGCCCTTTACGAAAATCAACGCGACTCAATTACAGTGACAATTCCCCAAGCTAATGCTCGCACAGTCGGTGCATTAATTGCTTTATATGAACGCGCTGTTGGGTTATACGCTAGCTTGGTTAACATTAACGCCTACCACCAACCAGGAGTAGAAGCTGGTAAAAAAGCTGCTGCTGTGATTCTGGATTTGCAAACCAAAGTTGTCGGGTTACTGCAAACTGAAAAAACACCCCTGACTCTAGAACAAATTGCTCAAAAATTAGATGCAGTTGATCAAATTGAAGCAATTTATAAGATTCTGCGTCATTTGCACGCCAATCAACGCGGTATCGTCTTCCAGGGAAGTCTAGCAGAACCCGGCAATTTGCAAGTCTCTCTTGGCTGA
- a CDS encoding CPBP family intramembrane glutamic endopeptidase, with translation MAASGYEKIKVTLIIGALYIFPVASMLVGFIPFGYRFLLLIIVFILVILSAMVKNLNLQELGFADDNLLPALRDILPITLGFIVLITLRYFLQGTRVDNSTLQWYFYLFFIFISAPIQEFLYRGYLLHLVSKLGFSQYFLAISSILYSFVHAIYWDLTTVLLTLIIGFIWGYHYIRFKNLYSVTLSHILLGLVALKTGLL, from the coding sequence ATGGCTGCATCAGGATATGAAAAAATTAAAGTGACATTAATTATTGGAGCATTATATATCTTTCCGGTTGCTTCAATGCTGGTTGGTTTTATCCCATTTGGCTATCGATTTTTATTACTAATAATAGTTTTTATTTTAGTAATCTTATCTGCTATGGTCAAAAATCTAAATTTACAAGAGCTAGGTTTTGCTGATGACAATCTATTACCGGCGCTAAGAGATATATTACCGATAACATTAGGATTTATTGTATTAATTACACTGCGTTATTTTCTTCAGGGAACACGAGTTGATAATTCTACTCTCCAGTGGTACTTTTATTTATTTTTTATCTTTATATCTGCACCTATACAAGAATTTTTATATAGAGGTTATCTATTGCATCTTGTCTCAAAGTTAGGTTTTTCTCAATATTTCCTTGCTATTTCTTCTATTTTGTATAGCTTTGTCCATGCTATTTACTGGGATTTAACAACTGTATTATTGACGCTAATAATTGGTTTTATTTGGGGATATCATTACATTCGGTTCAAAAATCTGTATAGTGTTACTCTTAGTCATATTTTGCTGGGACTAGTTGCCCTGAAAACTGGATTATTGTAG